The DNA sequence ATACCTCTTCCTCAGAACAGTCTCGGCGACTTCGTCGAGTTCGGACTCGGGCTCCGCCATAGCCGTCGTATAAAAGACGCCCACGTATAACTCTACCGCGCCTCTCCCTCTAACCGTTCACTGCTTGACCGAGCTTTTCCTGTAGAACGTCCGAGACTAGCTCTCCGTCCGCCTTACCTCTCATCTCTTCCATTACGACACCCATCAGGGCACCGAATGCACCCATGCCCTGTTCGTCTATGAGACCCTGTTTCTCGTCTATGACGTCCTCTACGACCTCTTCGACCTCGCCACGTCCCGCGCTTCTCAGACCGAGTTCGTCGACGAGCGTGTCTGTCCCTTTCTCGGTCTCAGCGAGTCCCGTCAGAAGCTCGGGGACCCCCTCCTTAGCTATCTCGTCTTCGACGACGAGCTCGAAGACAGAGAGTATCTCGTCGTCGGTGATCTCCTCGACGGGGACGCCTTCTCTCCTGAGTTCGACGAGGTCGCTTTCGAGCGTCTGTGCCACGAGGGACGGGTCGGCTCCCATCTCGACCCCCTTCTCGAAGAGAGGCATGTTACGTCCGAATGCGACCTGCTCGGCGAGGTTCGAGTCGAGACCGTACTCCTCCTCGTACCTCTCGGCTCTCTGGGTCAGAAGCTCGGGCTCCTCGACCTCGACGTCGCCGAGGTCGACCGAAAAGACGTCGGTTTCGGGGTACATCCTCGCCGCTCCCGGGAGAGGACGCAGGTAGCTCGAAGTTCCGTCCTGGTTGGCATCGCGCGTCTCCTCGGGGACTCCCTCAAGCGCCTCCTCCGCACGTTCCTTCGCCGCCTCTATCGCTCTCTCGGCGACCTCGGGCGAGTTGGCGACTATCGCGACTGCGTCGTCTTCGCCTGCTTCGACTTCGTCCCTCAGCCTCCCGATCTCGTCCTCGGTGATCCCGTACCCGGGAAGCTCGTCGGTGTGGAATATGCCTCCCGCTCCTCTCTTCTTCGCTCTGTCACTCATCTCGGTTCCGAGTCTCCTGTCGTCCTGTATCTCTCTTCCCACGACGCCGTCGAATCCTCTCAGGACGACTCCCATGACACGTCCGCCCGAGTCGAGCGCGCTTCTCAGGACTCCCGACTCTGTACCGTCGAAGACGTCTGTGACGTCGTATATATCTCCGACTTCTGCCTCGTTTTCGACGAGTTTGTCACGTATTTCGAGGAGGCTCTTCTGTCTCCTCGCCTCTTTCTCGACTATCTCGCCTATCATGTCGAGTTCCTGGACGCCCTTTATCTCGATACGCGCGCCCTCGTCTATCGATATGTTGATATCCTGACGTACAGTCCCGAGTCCTCTCTTGACCTTACCCGTTGACCTCAGAAGCATGCCTATCCTCTCTGCCGCTTCCTGTGCCTGCTGAGGCGTCCGTATGTCGGGCTCGGTTCCTATCTCGACGAGCGGAATCCCAAGTCTGTCGAGTGAGAAGACGACCTCGCCGTCGGTCTCCTCTACTCTCTGTGCCGACTCCTCTTCGAGACACAGGTCGGCGACACGCACATCTCCCTCCGAGGTCTCGATCTCGCCGCCGTGTGCGACCATAGACGACCTCTGGAATCCGGTCGTGTTAGAGCCGTCTATGACTATCTTTCTCATGACGTGTGCCTGATCGATCCTTCTCATCCCCATGAGTTCGGCTATCTCAAGAGCGGTTTCGAGAGCCTCGTCGTCGATCTCCTTCGGGGGCTCGTCGTCCTCCTCTACGAGACACGTCGTGTCGTAAGCCTTGTACCGGAAGACGCGGTCGAGTATGCTCTCTTCGAGCGCTGCCTCGTCGATCTCTCCGAGTTCGCTCCTCGCGGGATGGAGGTAACGTTCGAACTCCCTCTCGGCTTCGTCGACCTCTCTCAGACTCGTGGGACAGTTACAGAAGAGCTTCGTCTCGGTGTCGAGCTGCTGGTGTATCTCTAGCCCCGCCTTGAGACCGAGGTCGGAGTAGTCGAGATCCGCGTTCGTGCTCATACAGTTTGGTCGAACGCAGGGAGTTTAAGAGTAACGTAAACCGGGCTTAAGAGTCGGCGTATCTCTCGAAGACGTACTCTTCGGGTTTTCCTCTCAGGACGTATACTCCGTACCCCGTGTCTTCGAGAACCTCGGCGACCTCTCTCTGGCGTTTCGACATACGGCTGTCGCCGTACTTGACCTCGACGAAACACGGCTCCTCGGGTCTCCAGTCAGACTCCTCGGTCTCCTCGTCCCAGTCGTCGATCCTTGACTGAGAACCCTCGACGTAAAAATCAGGGATGCCGCTCACGTCTCCGAAGACGTGTTCGAGCCTGCGTCTCACGTCTCCGAGTCGTGCTTCTCTCAGAGCCTCACGTCCACGGAGACAGTCGACTCTCCTCTCGGCGCACAGATCCGAGAAGAACTCCTCGAATCCGCGTCCCTTCTTCTGGTTCTCGACTGATAATCTTGTCCTATCGGCGAGTGAGTCGCGGTACTTCTCACGGACGTGTCTCCAGACATCGGCTTCGAGTCCGCGTGTTACTCGGTGTCGGTGTAGAACCGGGTATCTCTCGCTGAGAAGAGCTTCGACGTCTTCCCGTCTCTCGATCTCTGTCAGATCAGCGTCCACGAAGATGTCTTCGAGTAGGTCATCCCTGATCCTCTCGCGAGTCTCCTCGGAGACGAATGAGCCGAAGTCGACGACCGACGACGGAGTGGCGAACCTGCGTATCTCCCAGACCTCAGACCCCGACGCTCGTACGACTTCGCGGAGGTAGTAATCTGAGAGAACCTCGTCATCCTCGAAGGCTTCGACGACGCTGAAATCGCTCGTATCGGTGACATACTCATCCACTGCTGTCCCGAGTATCTCCGAGGTCATCGACTCGACATCCTCGGCTGTCGTGCCTCCCACGACTATCCTCCCGTCGTCGAGGCTCAGACACGCGATGTGACCCACTCTGCCGACCTCGTCTACGTAACAGCCGAAGCAGTAGGTCTCGGCGTCGTCTCTCGAAGGCGTTAATCCGTTCTCGACGAAGAGGTCGGTCTCCAGAGAGCCCGTCTCGCCACAGACACGGCACCGTGATCTCGACCAGCCGAAGTAAGCCATTGTATTATGATAGACCTCTCGTTACCATTCTCACTCCTATGAACAGTAGAAGGACTCCGAATCCTCTCTTCAGGCTCTCGTCTGGGACGTACGCCGAGACGTGGGGTCCGACGCCCGCTCCCACGGTTATGCCGGCTATCAGGGGAAGCGCGAGTTCGGGTATGAGGTTGCCCTGACCGTACTGTTTGTACGACGCCACGACCGCACTCGGGAACATGGCGAAGAGCGATGTCGCTACTGCGCGCGTGATTGTGAGTCCTAGTAGCATCGTGAGTACGGGAACCATGAGGGAGCCGCCGCCGATACCGAAGAGACCCGACGAGAAGCCGACGACCCCTCCGAAGACAAAGACAAGTATACTACCATACCGTCCCTCAACGTCGACGGTCGCTGAGACGTCGGAGTCGAGTGCCATCTTGATCCCGGGGTAGAACATGAAGACGCCGAACGACGTCGCTAAGACCGACTCGGGGAGTACGTCGCTCGCAACTGCGCCCGCATAGCCGCCGACGACTGTCATCGGAGCGATCAGGAGACCGAGACGTAGGTCGACCGCGCCGTTTCTGAGGTAGCCGACGCTCGAAGAAAGCGACGTGAAGGCGACCGCCGATATGCTCGTCCCGACCGCGAACTTCGTCTCCGAGACGAAGCCCCCGAGTACGAGAAGGGGCACCATCAGACCCCCTCCTCCAATTCCGAGAAGGCTCGAAAATACGCCTATGAAGAAAGCCGCGACGAAGAGCGAGACTGTTTCGGCGAAGACGACCATGCTGTCTAATTGTAATTGCGTTGGAGTAAAGTCAGTCTTTTCGGAAGTAGACGTATGGAGATCACTAATCTCACACGAGACTCAGAAGCCTTCACCTCGAACGTCTTCTTAGTCGAGGGCGACACGAACGTCTTGGTCGATGTCGGTACCGTCCCCGGTATAATAGACGAAGTACGTGAAGCCGGGGGTATCGACGCAGTAGTTCTGACCCACTCACACCGCGACCACGTCGAACTCCTCCCGCGCGTCAAGCAAGAGTTCGATGTCGATGTCTGGGGCTACGACGGTTCGTTCGAGGCAACTGACCACGAGATCGACGACGGCGACACCGTCGAGATAGGCGACGAGACCTTCGAGGTTCTCTTCACTCCGGGTCACAAGACCGACCACGTCTGTCTCGTAGGTGAGACTGTCGTCTTCGCGGGCGACCTGATCTTCGACGGCGGCGCGTTCGGCAGGACGGACTTAGAGGAGGGGAACCGTGAGGCACTCATCGAGAGCATACAGAGGCTTCTTGAAGTGGTGGAGGACAAAGATGTGGAAGTCATCTACACGGGGCACGGCTCGGCGATACGCGGCGACGTCGAGGGCGCGGTACGTATGTCTCTCGAAAACGCGCGTCAGCTTTAGTCTAACCGCCGCTCGCAGCAGGAATTATACGTATCTCGTCGTCTTCTTCTAGGCTTGTCTCGATCCCCGCGAGGTTCCTTATGTCCTCGCCGTTGACATAGACGTTTATGTACTCCTTGACGTCGCCGTCGTCCATGACCTTCTCCTCTATCTCGGGACCGTGTTCCTCGGTATAGGCGTCTATCGCTTCCTCGACTGTGTCACCCTCTACCTCTACCTTCTTCGATCCCTCGTTCGTGAGAACCGCTGGAATGTTTATTACTGGCATTGTCTTAATTAGGGAAGTTTTGTGTCAAAAGCTAATCGGTACTCGTCTCCCGGCTGTCACCGTCGACCTCTATCTCCTCTCTCTCGAACTCGTCTCCCGTCCAGATCCAGGAGCCTACCTTGGGTTCGTCGTCACCGAGTGAGACTATGACATACGAGTGTCCCGTCCACGTAGCCCTATCGGCGTCAGTCTCACTCGTCCTGAATGGACCCTCGGGATGTGAGTGGTAGAATCCGACTACGTCGAGACCCTCGTCCTCTATAGCCTCGACTATCTCGAACTGTTCCTGGGGATCTATGAGGTAGTTCGTCTCGGGAGTCTCGCTGACGTTCTCGCAGTCGTAGATCTTCTCGACTGTCGCCTCTTTTTCACCCCTCTCACCCGCGAGCACGCCACAGATCTCGTAGGGCTTGCCATCCTTCGCGTGGTCTATTATCTCGTCGTAGTCGTCGACGTCGAACTCTATCATCACTCCGTGGTACGTCGCCTCGCGCCTAATATATTCCGGCACGTCTCCCGGTGTCCCATCAGTTTTAAGTCTACGAATTACTATCGGTTATATAATGGATCTTCCGACGCCCGAGAGACTCCGGGAAACGAGAAAGAGCCTCGGACTCACACAGGACGAACTCGCCGAGATGGCTGACGTCTCACAGCCTCTCATCGCACGTATCGAGAACGACGATGTCGACCCGCGTTTCTCGACCCTGAGACGTATAATCGATGTCCTCGAATCCGTCGAGGAGGAACAGAACGTCAAGGGAGAGTCGGTCACGGCTGAGGATCTGATGACGACTGGTATAATCAGTGTCTCGCCCGACGACACAGTCAAGGAGGTCGTCGACACCTTACAGGAGACGGGCTACTCACAGCTACCCGTCATAGAGGACGACGTCCCCGTCGGATCGGTAACCGACGCCCTGATAGCCCACGCTAGGTCGGAGATAGACGACCTCCCAGACGCAGAGGTCTCTGAGGTGATGGACGAGTCTTTCCCGACCGTCTCACCCAACGTCGATGTTGACACACTCTCGTCTTTCCTCGAC is a window from the Candidatus Afararchaeum irisae genome containing:
- a CDS encoding ubiquitin-like small modifier protein 1, whose translation is MPVINIPAVLTNEGSKKVEVEGDTVEEAIDAYTEEHGPEIEEKVMDDGDVKEYINVYVNGEDIRNLAGIETSLEEDDEIRIIPAASGG
- a CDS encoding MBL fold metallo-hydrolase translates to MEITNLTRDSEAFTSNVFLVEGDTNVLVDVGTVPGIIDEVREAGGIDAVVLTHSHRDHVELLPRVKQEFDVDVWGYDGSFEATDHEIDDGDTVEIGDETFEVLFTPGHKTDHVCLVGETVVFAGDLIFDGGAFGRTDLEEGNREALIESIQRLLEVVEDKDVEVIYTGHGSAIRGDVEGAVRMSLENARQL
- a CDS encoding sulfite exporter TauE/SafE family protein, which encodes MVVFAETVSLFVAAFFIGVFSSLLGIGGGGLMVPLLVLGGFVSETKFAVGTSISAVAFTSLSSSVGYLRNGAVDLRLGLLIAPMTVVGGYAGAVASDVLPESVLATSFGVFMFYPGIKMALDSDVSATVDVEGRYGSILVFVFGGVVGFSSGLFGIGGGSLMVPVLTMLLGLTITRAVATSLFAMFPSAVVASYKQYGQGNLIPELALPLIAGITVGAGVGPHVSAYVPDESLKRGFGVLLLFIGVRMVTRGLS
- a CDS encoding CBS domain-containing protein, yielding MDLPTPERLRETRKSLGLTQDELAEMADVSQPLIARIENDDVDPRFSTLRRIIDVLESVEEEQNVKGESVTAEDLMTTGIISVSPDDTVKEVVDTLQETGYSQLPVIEDDVPVGSVTDALIAHARSEIDDLPDAEVSEVMDESFPTVSPNVDVDTLSSFLDGASAVLVTTEGCVEGIVTDADIAAYFGRSESEDEDEHGGDGDDRDDE
- a CDS encoding desampylase encodes the protein MIEFDVDDYDEIIDHAKDGKPYEICGVLAGERGEKEATVEKIYDCENVSETPETNYLIDPQEQFEIVEAIEDEGLDVVGFYHSHPEGPFRTSETDADRATWTGHSYVIVSLGDDEPKVGSWIWTGDEFEREEIEVDGDSRETSTD
- the gatE gene encoding Glu-tRNA(Gln) amidotransferase subunit GatE, with the translated sequence MSTNADLDYSDLGLKAGLEIHQQLDTETKLFCNCPTSLREVDEAEREFERYLHPARSELGEIDEAALEESILDRVFRYKAYDTTCLVEEDDEPPKEIDDEALETALEIAELMGMRRIDQAHVMRKIVIDGSNTTGFQRSSMVAHGGEIETSEGDVRVADLCLEEESAQRVEETDGEVVFSLDRLGIPLVEIGTEPDIRTPQQAQEAAERIGMLLRSTGKVKRGLGTVRQDINISIDEGARIEIKGVQELDMIGEIVEKEARRQKSLLEIRDKLVENEAEVGDIYDVTDVFDGTESGVLRSALDSGGRVMGVVLRGFDGVVGREIQDDRRLGTEMSDRAKKRGAGGIFHTDELPGYGITEDEIGRLRDEVEAGEDDAVAIVANSPEVAERAIEAAKERAEEALEGVPEETRDANQDGTSSYLRPLPGAARMYPETDVFSVDLGDVEVEEPELLTQRAERYEEEYGLDSNLAEQVAFGRNMPLFEKGVEMGADPSLVAQTLESDLVELRREGVPVEEITDDEILSVFELVVEDEIAKEGVPELLTGLAETEKGTDTLVDELGLRSAGRGEVEEVVEDVIDEKQGLIDEQGMGAFGALMGVVMEEMRGKADGELVSDVLQEKLGQAVNG